The DNA region ACCGTCGTCTCGCTCACCCCTGCGGCACGCGCGACGGCCCGGACCCCACCGTGCCCCAGCAGCCGGGCCTCGGCGGCCAGCGCCAGCCGCTGCTGCCGCTCATTCAGATGAGGGAACAACACTCCGAATCTCAGGGCAAGTTGGTCACGAACCTCACTCGGTATGCGCATACCACACCAACGACAGGGAGACCGTGAAGCAACGTGTTGATTCTTTACGAGCCCTAAATACGAAACAGGAAACATCCGTAAGCCGCGCCCGCGGCCACGAGCGTGCCATGCAGGCTGAACACATGCCCGCGGCCGCGGAGTCGCGGCCTGAGGGCACCACGGCGACCAGGGAGAAATTCATGCGGATCAGTGCGGGAGACAGTGAGTTCTACCGGTGGCTGCTTCACCACGCCCGGCTGATGAACTGGGACCTCGACGCGGTCGACGAGCTGGACGGTGTCACCGTCCCGCGGCGCCGCTTCTTCCTCGTGTGGGCGTCGATCGCACTAACCAACGGGCTCACTCCCGCGCAGACCGGGCAGCTCGCCCGCGGTCTCGGCGTCACCCCGGACGAGGTGACCAACGCGTACACGCCAGAACTGCGGGCCACCACCATCGACGAACTCAACCAGGCACTCCGGTACTGAGGAGCGGAGCGGCGTTGCACGGACCGGGGTCGTTGGTTGCCTGGCCGTGAAGGCCCCAGCGGGGAAGGGGCGGACGCCCAAGCGGTGGCGCGCATCCGGCGCGGACGGGCGCCAGCGCCGAACCTCGTGAATCGCCCTGTCAATACTGTTCGGTCTCGACGAACCCGGCGTCGGCGTCGTCGCCAGCGCCGAACGCGTCCGCCGCGGCCGTCGGGTCGAATCCGGGCGGGCTGTCCTTGAAAGTCAGGCCCATGCCGGCCAGCTTCGCCTTGACCTCGTCGATCGACTTCGCACCGAAGTTACGGATGTCGAGCAGGTCGGCCTCCGAGCGGCCCACGAGCTCACCCACGGAGTGGATGCCCTCGCGCTTGAGGCAGTTGTACGAACGGACCGTGAGCTCCAGCTCCTCGATCGGCAGCGCGAGGTCAGAGGCGAGGGCGGCGTCCGTCGGGGACGGGCCCATGTCGATGCCTTCGGCGTCGATGTTGAGTTCGCGGGCAAGACCGAACAGCTCGACCAGGGTCTTACCGGCCGAAGCCATGGCGTCACGGGGACGCATGGCCTGCTTGGTCTCGACGTCGACGATCAGCTTGTCGAAGTCGGTGCGCTGCTCGACGCGGGTCGCCTCGACCTTGTACGTGACCTTGAGCACCGGCGAGTAGATGGAGTCGACCGGGATACGGCCGATCTCCTGGCCCGCCTGCTTGTTCTGGACGGCGGAGACGTAGCCGCGACCGCGCTCGACGGTCAGCTCCATCTCCAGCTGGCCCTTGCCGTTCAGCGTGGCCAGGACCAGGTCCGGGTTGTGGACCTCGACACCGGCCGGCGGGGCGATGTCAGCAGCGGTGACCAGGCCGGGGCCCTGCTTGCGCAGGTACATCACGACCGGCTCGTCGTGCTCCGAGGAGACGACCAGCTGCTTGATGTTGAGGATGAGGTCGGTGACGTCCTCCTTGACGCCCGGCACGGTGGTGAACTCGTGCAGGACACCGTCGATCCGGATGCTGGTGACAGCAGCGCCGGGGATCGAGGAGAGGAGCGTACGGCGGAGAGAGTTGCCGAGGGTGTAGCCGAAGCCCGGCTCCAGCGGCTCGATCACGAACCGGGAGCGGAACGCATCGACAACCTCTTCGGTCAACGCGGGACGCTGAGCAATCAGCATAGGGTGCTGCCTCCATTTTTCGGCGCCCGCTATTTGACGCCGTAGACACCGCACGGTATCGGCAATACGACCTCACAAGAGGCCGCACCGCCCGGCTCGGGGCAAAGCACAGATTTCCGCAGGATGGAACGGCGCACAGGAGTGAGTGCGGACCTGGATGCCCTCGGGATGAGCTGGTAGCCGCAGCGCCATCGGCGGGAGGACGGCAGCTGGCACGGATGCGTCGGCGGGGGTGGGCTTTCCTGTTTGGCTGGGGCGAGGGAGCGCTGGGCCGCTACGGTCTCAGTAGAGCTGACGGCACATTGGATTCTCGGCTCTTGAGATTTGAACTGCTTTGTTCATGTGGTCTGTTGCGGGAAGGTCGGTGAGCTTTGTGGCTTCGGCGGGGGTGGCGCGGGTGTGGGTGTGGGTGACGGCGGTGGTGGCGTTCCTGGGAACGGTGGGGCTGGTTTTGGTGGCGGTTCTGGCTGATCTGGACACGGCTGGTCAGGCTGCGAGCGTGGTGGGTTCGATGGTGGCGCTGGTGGCGTTGCTGGTGTCGGTGGTCGCGCTGTTCCGCGGCGGTGGATCCGCGAGCGGGCGCCGTGTGCGTGGTGGTCGTGGTGCGGTCGTGGCCGGTGGTGACATCACGGGCTCCGCTCTCGGAAAGGACTCGAAGGTGACCGGTCCCCGCACCCCGCCGAGGATGGGCTCCTCGCGGCGGGATGGGGATGATGTGCGTGCCGGGCGGGACGGGGTCGCGGCTGGTGGCGACATCACCGACAGTGCCCTGGGTGAGGGAAGCGAGCGGTGAGCCTTTTCCCTCGGGCCCGTCGCGGGCGTAAGTCTGGAGACGGTGCGACTCCCCCAGGGGCGGG from Streptomyces sp. NBC_01591 includes:
- a CDS encoding DNA-directed RNA polymerase subunit alpha, producing MLIAQRPALTEEVVDAFRSRFVIEPLEPGFGYTLGNSLRRTLLSSIPGAAVTSIRIDGVLHEFTTVPGVKEDVTDLILNIKQLVVSSEHDEPVVMYLRKQGPGLVTAADIAPPAGVEVHNPDLVLATLNGKGQLEMELTVERGRGYVSAVQNKQAGQEIGRIPVDSIYSPVLKVTYKVEATRVEQRTDFDKLIVDVETKQAMRPRDAMASAGKTLVELFGLARELNIDAEGIDMGPSPTDAALASDLALPIEELELTVRSYNCLKREGIHSVGELVGRSEADLLDIRNFGAKSIDEVKAKLAGMGLTFKDSPPGFDPTAAADAFGAGDDADAGFVETEQY